From the genome of Vicia villosa cultivar HV-30 ecotype Madison, WI linkage group LG2, Vvil1.0, whole genome shotgun sequence, one region includes:
- the LOC131652592 gene encoding protein NETWORKED 1A-like, translating to MATLSQSECRRLYSWWWDSHNSPKNSKWLQENLTDIDTKVKSMIKLIEEEADSFARRAEMYYKKRPELMKLVEEFYRAYRALAERYDHAMGELRHAQKTMPEAFPNSAHYILNDDDSPCGSLGPEAQSPGPGVSRPVHRSKNNERSSEECDDEVQTLRETMSKMQYDKDALFVQYQKSLEKLSKMESDLNKAQNDAGDLDERASKAEIEVEILKESLKQLKAEKDAGEVQYNQCLESIARLETMLSLAQLEAKGFDNRAARAEIEAKNLKQELTQMEAQKDAVFLPYKQCLEKIPMLEEKITLAEEKSRMLNEQIERAELEVKALRKKLTELNEEKESLAFLYNECLKKISSMENEILRAQENAEQLKKSNQNLQLEAENLVQKIALKDQEVLEKHIEIERLKTLMHGEHSHFIQIESALQTLQKLYSQSQQEQRTLALELKHGLLTLKDLELTKQDFKEEIQEIVEENKTLHELNFSSTRSLKKQQMEISKLKEIKEKLEREFSVNVEESNALQLETHQIKDDIQYLNERYEAMLEQLQSLGLNPNSLAASVKKLQNENSMLKEACQMEHGEKEALREKSKDMDEILIENAFIEFSLLRQNDELDGLRGTVKEIQQLCQVLREEKSILIDEKTTLLSQLQVMTESMQKLLEKNSLLEESLSDAKIEFEGLRTKSDDLEECCKLLNDEKNNLINERSMLISQLEMVEAKLSNLEKKVTNLEEKYANVEKDKENAGNQVEELRLSILAQKEKHSNHKHSSEARLANLENLVRVLQEEQRLGRVEFEQELDKAVNAQIEMFILQNCIEELELKNLFLLTECEKLVEMSKFSDKVIMELESENLVQLIEEEFLLHRIRKFKMDINKVCDVLQIDSGGGCDSGIKQEEIPISRILEKIEGLESSLVKSQEENQHLLVENSDLLASLQQHQSEGEKLKSEKKIMEQEFEDMREQNAILQKDKVELLEENRQLRIKVVNGEEKENRSKSTLVALHAEMTDLRQTNQVYQEENGKMLEEKNSLLKSVLDLKDAMSSAEDGNNEMFHELLALSNLNLVYESFLSEKAVEQQALCEHLGNLSHLNNDLNRELDVLRKNSELKEAENVFLNESTERMDKELMEMEKMLKAAETLNAEFSRHIEELKMEQEDSRLIEESLDRQILQLSENCTDHKKEIEHLNDANESLQSEMKRLFHEAEQHRVREETLSLELLNKSNEFKLWENEAAVFYHDLQMSSICGALLESKVTELTGVCKRLDDESSAKSLENEHMREKISLLENEIGGLKEKLSSYVPVVSSLKEDFASLEHISLLWTNRNSAVSKGAQKDVAAETYLQEHSHQSLRENESMLIPDGVSDLLTLQTRIRAVEKIMMEELKRRVRQKNLTEGTGYSALDVGTYPKIDTRKKVTELKEESMLDHNTWRKKPKIRLLMKDIPLDRNVDDRHSKYWKREHRRTDDHMLELCKTNDHEQVSAPIEDVIICHLSDNSGRYLNYSSELDIEKELGVDKLELSKTVREKNEDDKRRRILERLVSDGQKLAILKMALQDLKKKTETKKKSKQGNDFEYETVKRHIEEVEEAVMQQASMNDQMAKNVEEGTSSLDREIPMELEKYGHVETRRMSEQARRGSEQIGRLQFEVQNIQYILLKLAEENNIIVKNRISGKTGILLREFIQIGRTNSKRRRKLRVCGCSKPSTNED from the exons ATGGCTACTTTGTCACAATCTGAGTGCAGACGCTTATATTCTTGGTGGTGGGATAGCCACAATAGCCCAAAGAATTCAAAATGGCTTCAGGAAAATCTTACag ATATAGACACCAAAGTCAAATCAATGATCAAGCTCATTGAAGAGGAAGCAGATTCATTTGCAAGGAGGGCGGAAATGTACTATAAGAAGCGTCCTGAACTCATGAAATTAGTGGAGGAGTTCTACCGGGCATACCGGGCATTAGCAGAGAGATACGATCATGCAATGGGGGAGCTACGTCATGCACAAAAAACAATGCCAGAAGCATTTCCCAACTCAGCACATTACATTCTGAATGATGATGATTCACCATGCGGTTCTTTGGGCCCTGAGGCTCAATCACCAGGACCAGGAGTTTCCCGTCCAGTACATCGATCAAAAAATAATGAAAGGAGTTCAGAAGAATGTGATGATGAAGTTCAAACCCTAAGGGAAACCATGTCCAAAATGCAGTATGACAAGGATGCTCTCTTTGTTCAGTACCAGAAGAGTTTGGAGAAGTTGTCCAAAATGGAAAGTGATCTTAATAAGGCACAAAACGACGCTGGAGACCTTGATGAACGAGCAAGTAAAGCtgaaattgaagttgaaattttgaaggaatcTCTGAAGCAGCTAAAAGCGGAGAAGGATGCTGGTGAAGTTCAGTACAACCAGTGTCTAGAAAGTATAGCTAGACTGGAAACAATGTTATCTCTGGCTCAGCTGGAAGCCAAGGGATTTGATAACAGAGCTGCTAGGGCAGAAATTGAAGCCAAAAATCTGAAGCAAGAACTTACCCAAATGGAAGCTCAGAAGGATGCTGTTTTTCTTCCATATAAGCAGTGCCTTGAAAAGATTCCAATGTTGGAGGAAAAGATAACTCTTGCTGAGGAGAAGTCCAGGATGCTAAATGAGCAAATTGAAAGAGCAGAACTGGAAGTCAAAGCATTGAGGAAGAAACTTACTGAATTGAATGAAGAGAAAGAGTCTCTTGCTTTCCTTTACAATGAATGCCTGAAAAAAATATCTTCAATGGAGAATGAAATTCTACGTGCGCAAGAAAATGCTGAACAActaaaaaaatcaaaccaaaatctTCAGTTAGAGGCTGAAAATTTAGTGCAGAAAATAGCATTGAAAGATCAAGAGGTTTTAGAAAAGCACATTGAGATAGAGAGATTGAAGACTCTGATGCATGGAGAGCATTCTCATTTTATTCAAATTGAATCAGCTCTACAGACTCTACAAAAGCTGTACTCTCAATCACAACAGGAGCAAAGAACTCTTGCTTTGGAGCTTAAACACGGGCTTCTGACATTGAAGGACTTGGAACTTACCAAACAAGATTTCAAGGAAGAGATACAAGAGATTGTGGAAGAAAACAAGACTCTCCATGAACTTAACTTCTCTTCCACCAGGTCATTAAAGAAACAGCAAATGGAAATCTCAAAGTTGAAGGAGATCAAAGAGAAACTTGAACGAGAGTTCTCTGTAAATGTGGAAGAAAGCAATGCCCTCCAGCTTGAAACTCACCAGATAAAGGATGATATACAGTACTTGAATGAGAGATATGAGGCAATGCTGGAACAACTACAAAGTTTAGGTTTGAATCCTAATTCTCTTGCAGCATCTGTTAAAAAACTACAAAATGAGAACTCAATGCTAAAAGAGGCCTGCCAAATGGAACATGGTGAGAAAGAAGCTCTTCGCGAAAAATCAAAGGATATGGATGAAATTTTGATAGAAAATGCCTTTATAGAATTTTCCCTTTTAAGACAGAATGATGAGTTAGATGGATTAAGAGGAACAGTGAAGGAAATTCAACAGTTATGTCAAGTTCTCCGGGAAGAAAAATCCATTCTCATTGATGAGAAAACGACTCTACTTTCACAGCTGCAAGTTATGACTGAAAGTATGCAGAAGCTATTGGAGAAGAATAGCTTGCTTGAGGAATCGCTCTCTGATGCGAAAATTGAGTTTGAAGGTTTGAGGACTAAATCAGATGATTTGGAAGAATGCTGCAAATTGCTAAATGATGAGAAGAACAATCTTATAAATGAAAGAAGCATGCTAATATCTCAATTGGAGATGGTTGAGGCAAAACTAAGTAACCTGGAAAAGAAGGTTACAAATTTGGAAGAAAAATATGCTAATGTAGAGAAAGACAAAGAAAATGCAGGCAATCAAGTAGAAGAACTTCGCCTTTCAATTTTGGCACAAAAAGAAAAGCATTCTAATCACAAACACTCAAGCGAGGCCCGACTTGCAAATTTGGAGAATCTAGTTCGAGTACTACAGGAAGAACAACGGTTGGGGAGGGTAGAATTCGAGCAAGAACTTGACAAAGCTGTAAATGCTCAAATTGAGATGTTCATCTTGCAAAATTGTATTGAAGAGTTGGAGCTGAAGAATTTGTTCTTGTTAACTGAATGTGAAAAACTTGTTGAGATGTCTAAATTTTCTGATAAAGTTATAATGGAGTTGGAGAGTGAAAATCTTGTGCAACTTATTGAAGAAGAGTTTTTGTTACATAGAATCAGAAAGTTTAAAATGGATATCAATAAAGTGTGTGATGTTCTTCAGATTGATTCAGGTGGAGGGTGTGACAGCGGAATCAAGCAAGAGGAAATACCGATATCGCGTATATTGGAAAAAATTGAGGGATTGGAAAGTTCTCTTGTGAAAAGCCAAGAGGAGAATCAGCACCTGCTTGTTGAGAATTCTGACCTCCTTGCTTCACTTCAGCAGCATCAATCTGAGGGAGAAAAACTTAAGTCAGAGAAAAAGATCATGGAGCAAGAGTTCGAGGACATGAGAGAGCAGAATGCAATCTTGCAGAAAGATAAAGTTGAACTTCTAGAGGAGAACAGACAACTGAGGATTAAAGTGGTaaatggagaagaaaaagaaaataggtCAAAGTCCACCTTGGTGGCTCTGCATGCTGAGATGACAGATTTGCGACAAACAAATCAAGTGTATCAAGAAGAAAATGGTAAGATGCTTGAAGAGAAAAATTCATTGCTCAAGAGTGTTTTGGACCTCAAAGATGCAATGTCCTCTGCTGAAGATGGAAACAATGAAATGTTCCATGAGTTACTAGCTCTAAGCAACCTCAACTTGGTTTATGAGAGCTTTCTCTCTGAGAAAGCCGTCGAACAACAAGCACTTTGTGAACATCTTGGAAATCTTAGCCATTTGAACAATGACCTCAACCGGGAACTTGACGTTTTAAGGAAGAATTCGGAGCTGAAAGAAGCAGAGAATGTTTTTCTGAACGAGTCAACTGAGAGGATGGACAAAGAGCTGATGGAAATGGAGAAAATGCTGAAGGCTGCAGAGACGCTGAATGCAGAGTTTTCTAGACATATTGAAGAGCTGAAGATGGAACAAGAAGATTCAAGACTGATCGAAGAAAGTCTTGACAGGCAGATTCTTCAACTATCAGAAAATTGCACGGATCACAAAAAAGAAATTGAACACCTTAATGATGCAAACGAAAGCTTACAGTCTGAGATGAAAAGACTTTTTCATGAAGCTGAGCAACACAGGGTTAGGGAAGAAACACTAAGTTTAGAGTTGTTGAATAAATCAAATGAGTTCAAACTTTGGGAGAATGAGGCTGCGGTATTCTATCATGATCTCCAGATGTCATCTATTTGTGGAGCACTCTTAGAAAGCAAGGTTACCGAGCTTACTGGAGTTTGCAAGAGACTTGATGATGAAAGTTCTGCAAAAAGCTTGGAGAATGAACACATGAGAGAAAAAATTAGTTTATTGGAAAATGAAATTGGAGGATTAAAGGAGAAGTTATCTTCATATGTTCCTGTAGTTTCTTCTTTAAAAGAGGATTTTGCATCTCTAGAACACATTTCCCTCCTTTGGACTAATAGAAATTCTGCTGTTAGCAAAGGAGCGCAAAAG GATGTAGCAGCTGAGACTTATCTCCAAGAACATAGTCATCAAAGTTTAAGAGAAAATGAAAGTATGTTAATACCAGATGGAGTTTCAGATTTGCTGACATTGCAGACAAGGATCAGAGCAGTAGAAAAGATTATGATGGAAGAACTTAAAAGACGCGTCAGGCAGAAAAATCTCACAGAAGGGACCGGATACTCGGCTTTGGATGTTGGCACATATCCAAAAATTGACACCCGAAAAAAGGTGACGGAACTTAAGGAAGAGAGCATGCTTGACCATAATACATGGAGGAAAAAACCTAAAATTAGGCTGTTGATGAAAGACATTCCACTTGATCGCAACGTGGATGATCGACACTCCAAGTATTGGAAAAGAGAGCATAGAAGGACTGATGATCATATGTTAGAGTTATGCAAAACTAATGATCATGAACAAGTATCTGCTCCAATCGAGGATGTTATAATATGCCATCTTTCAGACAATTCAGGAAGATATCTAAATTACTCCTCAGAATTGGACATAGAGAAGGAATTAGGTGTTGACAAGCTCGAGTTGTCAAAAACTGTAAGAGAGAAAAATGAAGATGACAAAAGGAGGAGGATCTTGGAGAGACTAGTCTCAGACGGTCAGAAATTAGCCATTCTTAAAATGGCTTTGCAAGACTTGAAAAAGAAAACTGAGACAAAGAAGAAAAGCAAGCAAGGAAACGACTTTGAATATGAAACAGTCAAAAGACATATAGAAGAAGTTGAGGAAGCTGTTATGCAACAAGCAAGTATGAATGATCAAATGGCAAAGAACGTTGAAGAGGGAACTTCATCTTTGGATAGAGAGATACCAATGGAACTGGAAAAATATGGACATGTCGAAACAAGAAGAATGTCAGAACAGGCTCGAAGAGGTTCTGAACAAATCGGACGGTTGCAGTTTGAGGTACAGAACATCCAATACATATTGCTGAAATTGGCTGAGGAGAACAACATCATAGTGAAAAACAGAATCTCTGGAAAAACGGGTATACTATTGAGGGAGTTTATCCAAATTGGAAGGACAAACAGCAAAAGGCGAAGAAAACTGCGTGTTTGTGGATGTTCAAAGCCATCAACTAATGAGGATTGA
- the LOC131652594 gene encoding uncharacterized protein LOC131652594, whose amino-acid sequence MEGTSISSQLYPKEEKIDLNQITLRALHLSDLDDVMVWTTDEKVTNFCSWEPHTSKDDGINYIENIATKFLWCKAICFNDRAIGCVSLSSSSPHDKSRNKTAELGYVLGSKYWGKGIATCVVKQVVKVAFTEFSHLERVEALVDVENIGSQKVLEKAGFQKEGVLRKYLFMKEKSRDMVMFSVLSNTTLIK is encoded by the coding sequence ATGGAGGGAACTTCAATTTCTTCCCAACTATATCCCaaagaagagaaaattgatttgaaCCAAATCACACTCCGAGCCCttcatctttctgatcttgatgATGTTATGGTATGGACAACTGATGAAAAAGTGACCAACTTCTGCTCTTGGGAACCTCACACCAGCAAAGATGATGGCATAAACTACATTGAAAATATAGCAACCAAGTTTCTATGGTGCAAAGCAATATGTTTTAATGATCGCGCTATTGGATGTGTTTCTTTGTCCTCGAGCTCACCTCATGATAAAAGCAGGAACAAAACTGCAGAACTTGGTTATGTTCTAGGTTCTAAATACTGGGGTAAAGGGATTGCCACATGTGTTGTGAAACAAGTTGTTAAGGTTGCATTCACTGAGTTTTCGCACTTGGAAAGGGTTGAAGCTCTTGTCGACGTGGAAAATATTGGGTCTCAAAAAGTGCTGGAAAAAGCTGGTTTCCAAAAGGAGGGAGTTCTCAGGAAGTATTTATTCATGAAAGAGAAAAGCAGAGATATGGTCATGTTCAGTGTTCTTTCTAATACTACTTTAATCAAATGA
- the LOC131652593 gene encoding ribonucleases P/MRP protein subunit POP1-like, with the protein MVVDGTKKPKVSAPVVAPPRKINVQKFAESRAPELQSLQCIVENRLSNDYKSQRNKRRRTTSFNDQIARKGHRRKRQKRGIVDKVNAESVLNKESVMQLPRRVRRRYELKSNPESGFCSSGDGTKRLRTHVWHAKRFSMTKLWGYHLPLGLHGRGKGSRALLKKLKQGVLVHDASYYSAVQLEGPEDSLVSVLRMVLVPSPTEETHPRNHNDSVLSGITYGIAMLHQVGAPDSQAIAPVTYMWRPTFQENIKDLGVSDEKIIPDVDLCKKSERLECISSSRHLWVWIHASAFEEGYDCLKLACQKEMEKRGISISCSSLEGKLAKLELMGSGTFRLLQKILHPVSSISENHWQLKQHVTMEENHVSQNTKSSILKNEEHFSSRAMLSLTVKDPRDLPVKKTVFQTEPISTKALSDAQETSCKELADLGGMLGKNKDMTSLSWSEFRDSQYDVDDLWYATTRGLKPPVEDSVLSMEKHRERMVNFCLDDINVGEANSSKGPCSRTCPILLLKNDMKELTMGWSVILRLSWVKAFWIPLVTNGAHAIGLREKQWIASDLGIPFFPQDFPDCKAYSFFMAAKAAECNQKEDLRPPSVRNLRVPILPPWGIIHTTFNKEISSMETLDLSAGENLTNANSLSKSCPDNFKISYFDSDNSFDGTLARTGCMLTTLLNETKTGRLLLFPYAADGKARISKFIKGELMLDMSHRSSIIYDHKLCFIRVLLHPFKEGFFEEGAVICAPRPSDISLWTSSSVKSEAGLKLSESAMRSYFKENSSGKWGMQIPDDSIGRESHRWPIGFVTTACVQGSKRLVAQGFCEAVLLSDLRAEQWKEMPLKQRRTEIYVLVRNLRSVAYRLALASIVLEYQENDIDFL; encoded by the exons ATGGTTGTAGACGGAACTAAAAAGCCTAAAGTTTCAGCACCCGTGGTAGCACCACCTCGCAAAATAAATGTGCAGAAGTTTGCAGAATCCCGTGCCCCTGAGCTTCAGAGCCTTCAATGTATTGTTGAAAATAGATTAAGCAATGATTACAAGTCTCAAAGGAAtaagagaagaagaacaacatcatttaacGACCAAATTGCAAGAAAGGGGCACAGAAGAAAGAGACAAAAACGGGGGATAGTTGATAAAGTCAATGCTGAATCAGTTTTGAATAAGGAATCTGTAATGCAGCTTCCTCGACGTGTTCGTCGAAGATATGAACTTAAGAGTAACCCTGAGAGTGGCTTCTGCTCTTCTGGGGATGGAACCAAGAGGCTGAGAACACATGTTTGGCATGCAAAGCGGTTTTCCATGACCAAATTGTGGGGTTACCACCTTCCTCTAGGTCTTCATGGAAG AGGGAAAGGTTCGAGGGCGTTGTTGAAAAAGCTCAAACAAGGGGTGCTGGTACACGATGCAAGCTATTACTCTGCTGTTCAATTGGAGGGTCCGGAG GATTCGTTAGTTTCAGTATTAAGAATGGTACTTGTGCCCTCTCCCACAGAAGAAACACATCCCAGAAATCACAATGATTCCGTTCTTTCTGGTATAACCTATGGAATTGCAATG CTTCATCAAGTTGGAGCACCGGATTCTCAGGCCATTGCTCCTGTAACTTATATGTGGCGACCAACTTTCCAAGAAAATATTAAAGACCTAGGTGTCAGTGATGAAAAAATTATCCCTGATGTTGATTTATGTAAAAAGTCAGAAAGATTGGAGTGTATTTCTTCTTCTAGGCACCTTTGGGTGTGGATCCATGCATCTGCCTTTGAAGAAGGATATGATTGTCTAAAACTTGCTTGCCAGAAAGAG ATGGAAAAGAGAGGCATCTCGATCAGCTGTTCTTCTCTTGAGGGTAAACTTGCAAAATTGGAATTAATGGGATCAGGGACATTTCGACTTCTACAGAAGATATTGCATCCCGTTAGTAg TATTTCAGAAAATCACTGGCAGTTAAAGCAACACGTGACTATGGAAGAAAACCATGTTTCTCAGAATACAAAGTCTTCCATACTGAAAAATGAGGAACATTTTTCTTCTCGTGCAATGTTATCTCTTACTGTTAAGGATCCTCGGGATTTACCTGTGAAAAAGACTGTTTTTCAGACGGAGCCAATTTCAACTAAGGCTCTAAGTGATGCACAAGAAACTAGTTGCAAAGAGCTTGCTGATTTGGGAGGAATGTTAGGAAAGAACAAAGACATGACTTCTTTATCTTGGTCAGAATTTAGAGATAGTCAGTATGATGTTGATGATCTATGGTATGCTACCACCAGAGGCTTGAAGCCTCCAGTGGAAGACAGTGTTCTTTCTATGGAGAAGCACCGTGAACGCATGGTTAACTTCTGCCTTGATGACATAAATGTTGGGGAGGCGAACTCTTCCAAAGGGCCGTGCTCAAGAACATGCCCTATTCTGCTTTTAAAAAATGATATGAAGGAATTGACCATGGG ATGGTCTGTTATACTTCGCTTAAGTTGGGTTAAAGCCTTCTGGATTCCACTTGTCACTAATGGGGCACATGCAATAGGTTTGCGAGAAAAGCAGTGGATTGCATCTGAT TTGGGGATACCGTTTTTCCCTCAAGATTTCCCGGATTGCAAGGCATACTCATTCTTCATGGCTGCTAAAGCTGCCGAATGTAATCAAAAGGAAGACCTTCGTCCTCCTTCTGTAAGGAATTTGAGAGTTCCCATCCTGCCTCCATGGGGTATTATACACACTACTTTCAACAAAGAGATTAGCTCAATGGAGACTCTAGACCTTTCAGCTGGGGAAAATTTGACCAATGCTAATTCCTTATCAAAGTCTTGCCCTGACAACTTTAAAATTTCATATTTTGACTCCGACAATTCATTTGATGGAACTTTAGCTAGGACAGGTTGTATGCTGACTACATTACTCAATGAAACCAAAACTGGTCGATTGCTATTATTTCCTTATGCAGCAGATGGAAAGGCCAGAATCTCTAAGTTTATTAAGGGAGAACTAATGCTTGATATGAGCCATAGAAGTTCTATCATTTATGACCATAAGCTATGTTTTATAAGAGTTCTTCTTCACCCATTCAAGGAAGGCTTTTTTGAAGAGGGGGCAGTTATTTGTGCGCCACGTCCTTCTGATATATCTTTATGGACTTCAAG CTCAGTGAAAAGTGAAGCGGGACTTAAACTATCTGAGTCTGCTATGAGATCATATTTCAAAGAGAATTCCTCTGGTAAATGGGGAATGCAGATACCAGATGATTCAATTGGTAGAGAGTCTCACCGGTGGCCTATTGGCTTTGTCACGACAGCTTGTGTTCAAGGAAG CAAAAGGCTTGTAGCACAGGGATTTTGTGAGGCAGTTTTACTATCTGATTTAAGAGCAGAACAGTGGAAGGAGATGCCCCTAAAGCAGAGGAGGACGGAAATATATGTACTTGTCAGGAACTTAAGATCTGTTGCTTATAGGCTAGCACTTGCTTCTATTGTCCTAGAATATCAGGAAAATGACATCGATTTTTTGTAA